From a single Bacillota bacterium genomic region:
- the glnA gene encoding type I glutamate--ammonia ligase, with product MGKYKREDILRMVEEQDIKFIRLQFTDIFGILKNVAIPVRQLEKTLDNKCMFDGSSIEGFVRIEESDMYLWPDINTFAVFPWRPQAGKVARFICDVYNPDGTPFQGDPRYVLKKVLKKTRDMGYDTFNVGPECEFFLFLTDNEGNPTTKTQDNARYFDLGPVDLGENARRDIVIALEEMGFEIEASHHEGAPGQHEIDFKYADALTTADAILTFKLVVKTIAQKHGLHASFMPKPIYGINGSGMHTNISLFKGGKNVFYDEKDVLQLSQEAYWFIGGVMKHARNIALLTNPIVNSYKRLVPGYEAPVYIAWSAGNRSPLIRIPSARGENTRIELRCPDPSCNPYLALAGILAAGLDGIENKIQPPPSIDANIFSMTKEQMKKGDIRSLPVDLKEAIEEMKNSSLLREVLGEHIFEKYIEAKNEEWEDYRKQVTAWELKHYLTKY from the coding sequence TTGGGAAAATATAAAAGAGAAGATATTTTAAGGATGGTAGAGGAGCAGGATATAAAATTTATAAGGTTACAATTTACCGATATATTCGGAATACTTAAAAATGTTGCAATCCCTGTAAGACAGTTGGAAAAAACTCTTGACAACAAATGTATGTTTGACGGTTCATCCATTGAAGGCTTTGTGAGGATTGAAGAATCCGACATGTATTTATGGCCGGATATTAATACATTTGCAGTTTTTCCCTGGAGGCCTCAAGCAGGTAAAGTTGCAAGGTTCATATGTGATGTGTATAATCCTGATGGTACACCTTTCCAGGGTGATCCCAGGTATGTATTGAAAAAGGTTTTGAAAAAAACGAGGGATATGGGGTATGATACTTTTAATGTAGGCCCGGAGTGTGAGTTTTTTCTTTTCCTCACCGATAACGAAGGCAACCCCACTACTAAGACCCAGGATAATGCAAGATACTTTGACTTAGGTCCTGTTGACTTAGGTGAAAATGCACGCCGCGATATTGTTATCGCGTTAGAGGAAATGGGTTTTGAAATAGAAGCTTCACACCATGAAGGTGCGCCAGGACAACACGAAATCGACTTTAAATACGCAGATGCTCTAACTACTGCCGACGCAATATTGACATTTAAACTGGTGGTTAAGACAATAGCTCAAAAACATGGACTTCATGCTTCTTTTATGCCAAAACCCATATATGGTATAAATGGTTCGGGAATGCATACAAATATTTCTCTTTTTAAAGGTGGGAAAAACGTATTTTATGATGAGAAAGACGTGCTTCAGCTAAGTCAGGAGGCCTACTGGTTTATTGGAGGAGTGATGAAGCATGCAAGGAACATTGCACTCCTTACAAATCCTATTGTGAACTCCTATAAAAGGCTGGTCCCTGGGTATGAAGCTCCTGTGTATATTGCCTGGTCTGCCGGAAATCGCAGCCCTTTAATACGGATACCTTCAGCAAGAGGAGAAAATACCAGAATAGAACTAAGATGTCCGGACCCATCTTGTAACCCTTATTTGGCTTTAGCTGGGATACTTGCTGCTGGGTTAGATGGTATAGAGAATAAAATACAGCCACCCCCATCCATAGATGCGAACATATTTTCTATGACAAAAGAACAAATGAAGAAAGGAGATATACGTTCTCTGCCAGTAGACCTTAAAGAAGCTATAGAGGAAATGAAAAACAGCAGTTTGTTGAGAGAAGTATTGGGTGAACATATATTTGAAAAATATATTGAGGCAAAAAACGAAGAATGGGAAGATTACAGGAAGCAAGTAACAGCATGGGAGCTAAAGCATTATTTAACGAAATACTAA
- the yyaC gene encoding spore protease YyaC: MSYLKTVCERQIINMSNPNAFLQFTAILYGLIYKGIMEGYKSIVFVCIGTDRSTGDSLGPLVGYKINNARQKNVYIHGSLENPVHAKNLNKTMEEISREYIKPFIVAIDACLGKMEQVGCISIGEGPVKPGSVLNKDLSPIGNISIMGIVNIGGFMDFLILQNTRLCLVMKMAEFIANGIRCVLWKAEKNPLLCPFFKANS, from the coding sequence ATGAGTTATTTAAAAACTGTTTGTGAAAGACAAATTATAAATATGAGCAACCCTAACGCTTTCCTTCAGTTTACCGCTATACTTTACGGGTTGATTTATAAAGGGATAATGGAAGGATATAAGTCTATTGTTTTTGTCTGTATAGGCACCGACAGGTCTACAGGAGACAGTCTGGGACCTCTTGTCGGTTACAAGATTAACAATGCCCGGCAAAAAAACGTGTATATACATGGAAGCCTTGAAAACCCAGTCCACGCAAAAAACCTGAATAAAACAATGGAAGAAATAAGCCGGGAATATATAAAACCCTTTATTGTTGCCATAGATGCATGCCTTGGAAAAATGGAACAAGTAGGTTGTATTTCAATTGGAGAAGGGCCGGTAAAACCTGGTTCAGTTTTAAATAAAGACCTTTCTCCAATAGGAAATATAAGTATAATGGGGATTGTCAATATAGGGGGTTTTATGGATTTCCTGATACTTCAAAATACACGGCTCTGCCTGGTTATGAAAATGGCAGAGTTTATAGCAAACGGTATCAGGTGCGTTTTATGGAAAGCAGAAAAAAACCCTTTATTATGTCCTTTTTTCAAGGCTAATTCCTAG
- a CDS encoding SpoIIE family protein phosphatase, which produces MYDWVRVLDLDCNIIYINKAMAEHMKVPVIGKKCYEAFNRSEPCENCVSCKSLQDVKTYEKEEVFEDKVFSVMSSPVKNSNGDIIAVVEVLRDITKLKQLQQKIIEQNKELHNDLDMARKLQLSLLPSKLPKEKLNISFIYKPSEMLGGDFIDIFEIDKDHWGIYIADVSGHGVLASLLTVFLRSTIAKDTLSPAEALTGLYNEFNIIGFDTNLYITIFYSIIDLKNRALTYSNAGHNICPIVYSNSRFEILRKPGIPISDWMDKPGYTDDCINLNKGDRIFYSSDGIVEIKNSSKEQFGEERLLGILLNDKSEPDTVLNNIITNAFNFAGIESMAELCDDITMVLLEII; this is translated from the coding sequence ATGTATGATTGGGTAAGAGTTTTGGACCTGGATTGTAATATAATTTATATAAATAAGGCTATGGCAGAGCACATGAAGGTACCGGTTATCGGGAAAAAATGTTATGAAGCTTTTAATAGGAGTGAGCCTTGTGAAAACTGTGTCTCATGTAAGTCTTTACAGGATGTCAAAACCTATGAAAAGGAAGAAGTGTTTGAAGATAAGGTTTTTTCGGTAATGAGTTCTCCCGTTAAGAATTCCAATGGGGATATTATAGCTGTTGTTGAAGTATTAAGAGATATTACTAAACTAAAGCAATTACAGCAAAAAATAATTGAGCAAAACAAGGAACTGCATAATGACCTGGATATGGCAAGGAAGCTACAGCTAAGTTTGCTTCCCTCCAAATTACCTAAAGAAAAATTAAACATTTCTTTTATTTATAAACCCAGTGAAATGCTTGGAGGAGATTTTATAGATATTTTCGAAATAGATAAAGATCATTGGGGAATATATATTGCCGATGTATCGGGACATGGGGTTTTGGCATCATTACTTACAGTATTTTTGCGTTCAACAATAGCTAAGGACACCTTATCTCCTGCAGAAGCTCTGACAGGGTTATACAATGAATTTAACATAATAGGATTTGATACAAATTTGTATATTACAATTTTTTATTCTATAATTGACCTTAAAAATAGGGCTCTTACTTATTCAAATGCCGGGCATAATATTTGTCCGATTGTGTATAGTAACTCAAGATTTGAAATTTTAAGGAAACCCGGTATACCCATAAGCGATTGGATGGATAAGCCCGGTTATACCGATGACTGCATTAACTTAAATAAAGGAGACCGGATATTTTATTCTTCTGATGGAATTGTCGAGATTAAAAACAGCTCAAAAGAGCAATTTGGTGAAGAACGTCTTCTGGGTATTTTACTGAATGATAAATCTGAACCTGATACGGTTCTTAATAACATTATTACAAATGCATTTAATTTTGCAGGTATAGAAAGCATGGCTGAACTATGTGATGATATTACAATGGTTCTTCTGGAAATAATTTAG
- a CDS encoding trypsin-like peptidase domain-containing protein: MFDRTNRYGFFKVILASLITSFIVCILFLLFTSGNVPWGIPRTGLPSPGPGVGEGTPQPQQIAAESTGSTSSITNVAKSASQGVVGISVLRVDTASIFDKNTAEKWGIGSGVIVSPNGYILTNHHVAGGKSKRLVVSLADGRNVDGVTLWSDPVLDIAIVKVNLAGLTPIPLGDANTLQVGEPAIAIGNPLGLELQRTVTSGIISALNRTIRIETEQGINYMEDLIQTDASINPGNSGGPLLNSKGQVVGINTIKVASAEAIGFAIPINVAIPIIKKFDEKGAFDEPYMGVFAYDKEVMPVIDGNLKLDSGVYVVNVDKEGPAFKAGIDVGCIIKQVDGVDINTMIQLRTIIYSKNPGDIINITHIDKRTGNTVTVPLKLAAKDRDGLLTR; this comes from the coding sequence ATGTTTGATAGGACAAATAGATACGGCTTTTTTAAAGTTATATTGGCTTCGTTGATTACATCTTTTATTGTCTGCATATTATTTCTATTATTTACATCAGGAAATGTCCCATGGGGAATCCCCAGGACGGGTTTACCGAGCCCTGGTCCTGGAGTCGGTGAAGGAACTCCTCAACCACAACAGATTGCCGCAGAGTCGACAGGTTCCACTTCGTCCATTACAAATGTTGCAAAAAGTGCATCTCAGGGGGTGGTGGGAATATCTGTATTAAGGGTTGACACGGCATCGATATTTGATAAGAATACTGCCGAAAAATGGGGAATAGGATCAGGTGTAATAGTTAGCCCTAATGGGTATATTCTCACCAACCATCATGTTGCGGGGGGAAAGAGCAAAAGGTTGGTTGTATCATTAGCCGACGGAAGAAATGTTGATGGTGTAACTTTGTGGTCTGACCCGGTTCTTGATATTGCCATAGTAAAAGTAAACCTTGCGGGGTTAACCCCAATACCTTTAGGAGATGCAAATACACTGCAAGTAGGGGAACCGGCGATAGCCATAGGAAACCCATTAGGGCTGGAACTGCAGAGGACAGTTACCTCAGGGATTATAAGCGCACTTAACAGGACAATCAGAATTGAAACCGAACAGGGTATCAATTATATGGAAGACTTGATACAGACTGATGCAAGCATAAATCCTGGCAACAGTGGGGGGCCGCTTTTAAATTCAAAAGGCCAAGTCGTTGGAATAAATACAATAAAGGTAGCATCGGCGGAAGCAATAGGATTTGCAATACCTATAAATGTGGCTATACCCATTATTAAAAAGTTTGATGAAAAGGGTGCATTCGATGAACCATATATGGGAGTGTTTGCATATGATAAAGAAGTAATGCCCGTTATTGATGGAAACTTGAAATTAGATAGCGGAGTATATGTTGTTAATGTCGATAAGGAAGGTCCTGCATTCAAGGCAGGTATAGACGTGGGATGCATAATAAAGCAGGTTGACGGGGTAGATATTAATACCATGATACAGTTAAGGACCATAATATACTCAAAAAATCCCGGGGATATAATTAATATTACCCATATTGACAAGCGCACCGGTAACACTGTTACAGTTCCTTTAAAACTTGCAGCTAAAGATAGGGACGGATTATTAACAAGATAA
- a CDS encoding DUF951 domain-containing protein — translation MPLKLYLGDVVELKKPHPCGSKQWEITRTGADIRIKCLGCSRQVMIPRAKFEKSVKKIISTAGN, via the coding sequence ATGCCTCTTAAATTATATTTGGGAGATGTAGTGGAGTTGAAAAAACCACATCCCTGTGGAAGCAAACAGTGGGAGATAACGAGGACAGGAGCGGATATTAGAATAAAATGTCTGGGTTGCTCACGACAGGTTATGATTCCAAGAGCAAAATTTGAGAAAAGTGTAAAGAAAATTATTAGTACAGCAGGCAATTAA